GCTGACGGCTGGTTTGGCACAGAATAAGAATGTCATCCTGATACCGGATATAGGTTACATCCATCGAATTGAAGGCATCATCCAATGGCTTTAAATAAATGCCACTAAAAAACTGAGACAGCGGCCCACGTAGCGCAATTCCCTGATCGGGATTTTTATATCCGCGAGGGGTTTCAATGGGATTGATAATAATTTGTTCTAGCATGGATTGGACATTGAGATCGTTATAGTGCTTTTTGATATCTTGAATCAATTGGTGATGCGGGATGGACTTGTAAAACGATTTGATGTCAGCGCGGATGATGTATTGTGGTTTTTTTTCCAAAAGCACTTGCCGGATACGCCGCGTGGCAAGCCGTACACCACTTGGTCCATGAAGATGGTAGCAATTGGGGTTCATCACGTAAGGGAAGGTAGGTTTTATTTGTTTGAGCAAAATATTTTGGAAAATCCTGTCCGATAAATGCAGCTGATCAACCATTTCATCTGGAAAATAATGGCGCTTAAGATGGCGCGGTGTATAGCTGCCATTCACCATGGATTCAACACCCCGCACCAGCCAATCATCTATTTCTCGTGCCATGAAATGCACGTCGTGATTAGGGTTTGCATGATGTTTTTGTTTGTGAATTTTGGCGAACAACTTGCGGCCAATATTCACCATGTCGGCAATACTCCATCGTTTCATGTTGATTTTTGTTCTGTATGTTCGTGGTGTGAGGCCAAGAGCGGGATGACTCCTATTTAAAAAAATTGCTAAAGCGGATAAAGCGAGTATCTTGATGTTCGCAAAAACAATAAGGTACAAGGAGTTGCTCAACAATGACACCCGAGATTATATCCGTTTTAGCTGCTTTTGCACCTTTATTTACACGTCCTACCTGGAACAATATCAATACGCTTTTCATTGGTGCCATCCTTTGTCGAGGGGCAAGGCGTATTACGAGTATTTTACGTGTTATGGGCTTAAGCGAGGTTAAAAATTTCTCAAAATATCATCGTGTATTGAGTCGTACACAATGGAGTGGTTTAACTGCCAGCAAAATTTTATTTGGTCTTTTAATCACACTGCTTCCTGAATCATGGCCCAAGATTGTTGCTGTTGATGAAACACTGGAGCGCCGACGCGGAAAGAACATCAAAGCCAAAGGAGCATACCGTGATGCTGTTGCGTCCAGCCAATCACGGGTGGTTATTTGTTTTGGTTTGAAATGGGAATGCATGACCTTGATAGTACCGCTTCCTTGG
The sequence above is drawn from the Legionella antarctica genome and encodes:
- a CDS encoding reverse transcriptase/maturase family protein; the encoded protein is MKRWSIADMVNIGRKLFAKIHKQKHHANPNHDVHFMAREIDDWLVRGVESMVNGSYTPRHLKRHYFPDEMVDQLHLSDRIFQNILLKQIKPTFPYVMNPNCYHLHGPSGVRLATRRIRQVLLEKKPQYIIRADIKSFYKSIPHHQLIQDIKKHYNDLNVQSMLEQIIINPIETPRGYKNPDQGIALRGPLSQFFSGIYLKPLDDAFNSMDVTYIRYQDDILILCQTSRQLNRCKQRMMEVLHERRLSLSRKKTRIGNIEKGFHFLGIHYPGTQTQDNTHVIQANDRAVIPAGTAQNLTSLWGGVQRLQLIIKRLGLTLLSRTQGRYEKHESRLILWSKMGCLPKRSEGTYISGSCGG